One Turneriella parva DSM 21527 genomic region harbors:
- a CDS encoding lytic transglycosylase domain-containing protein, translated as MTTNKKFVKRPTFFFAGFAAIALSAALFSAYPKWQQQETENWVYTYVTEHFPGKGVENLQKLAGIIYRESMKLRLDLASDAHKYDRAALLMGVIQLESEFNRKAKSPVGARGFMQLMPATAALLKGRRLSQEEITDAETNITLGVRYLNEMIREMGTVEKALLAYNAGPGAVRKWGGVQAYYTHVVKYHNRFLAYRAEGRSPKLVIAQLME; from the coding sequence ATGACAACAAACAAGAAATTTGTAAAGCGACCGACCTTCTTTTTCGCGGGTTTTGCTGCGATTGCGCTGAGCGCCGCGTTGTTCTCTGCTTATCCGAAATGGCAACAACAAGAGACCGAGAACTGGGTATATACCTACGTGACCGAGCATTTTCCCGGTAAAGGTGTTGAAAACCTACAGAAACTCGCGGGCATCATTTACCGCGAATCGATGAAGCTGCGCCTCGACCTCGCGAGTGACGCACACAAATATGACCGCGCCGCATTGCTCATGGGCGTGATTCAGCTCGAAAGTGAGTTTAACCGTAAGGCCAAATCACCCGTGGGCGCAAGGGGATTCATGCAACTCATGCCGGCGACTGCCGCGCTCTTGAAGGGCCGCAGGCTTTCACAAGAAGAAATTACCGATGCCGAAACCAACATTACTCTGGGCGTGCGTTACCTGAACGAAATGATTCGTGAAATGGGCACCGTTGAAAAAGCCCTGCTGGCCTATAACGCCGGGCCGGGTGCTGTGCGCAAATGGGGTGGAGTTCAAGCCTACTACACGCACGTTGTAAAATACCACAACCGCTTTCTGGCCTACAGGGCAGAGGGCCGTAGCCCGAAACTGGTTATAGCCCAGTTGATGGAATAA
- the purE gene encoding 5-(carboxyamino)imidazole ribonucleotide mutase, with protein MAVKVAIIMGSESDWKVMQAAHDVLRELGVEAHAEVVSAHRTPEKMFEFAKSAKQAGFQVIIAGAGGAAHLPGMVASLTPLPVIGVPVKSANSLDGWDSVLSILQMPGGVPVATVALDNAKNAGILAAQILALSDAALAKRLEGFRTAQSEKVLSSKLSI; from the coding sequence ATGGCTGTCAAAGTCGCGATCATCATGGGTTCTGAATCTGACTGGAAGGTCATGCAGGCCGCGCACGACGTACTTAGAGAACTCGGGGTCGAGGCACATGCCGAAGTCGTGTCGGCACACCGCACCCCCGAGAAAATGTTTGAGTTTGCCAAATCTGCGAAACAAGCAGGATTTCAAGTGATCATCGCAGGCGCCGGTGGCGCAGCGCATTTACCCGGCATGGTGGCTTCGCTCACGCCCCTGCCCGTCATCGGTGTGCCGGTGAAATCAGCGAACTCGCTCGACGGCTGGGACAGCGTGCTCTCGATTCTGCAGATGCCGGGGGGTGTCCCGGTGGCGACGGTCGCGCTCGATAATGCGAAGAACGCAGGCATTCTCGCGGCGCAGATTCTCGCGCTCAGTGACGCTGCGCTGGCAAAGAGGCTTGAGGGTTTTCGAACTGCACAATCTGAGAAAGTGCTGAGCAGCAAACTGTCGATTTGA
- a CDS encoding retroviral-like aspartic protease family protein: MGTFKIGLKVENITDRSHSAIVKNVLVDTGSEYTWLPEAVLRRVKIAVEKKDVPFVMANGQKITRSLGFALIRVGQAFTVDEVVFAQPGDLQLLGARTLEGLNLVVNSRDKKLAAAGPIVVA; the protein is encoded by the coding sequence ATGGGCACTTTCAAAATAGGTCTCAAAGTTGAAAATATTACTGATCGCTCACATTCGGCGATTGTTAAGAATGTGCTCGTAGACACTGGGAGCGAATACACTTGGCTGCCCGAAGCGGTCTTGCGAAGGGTAAAGATTGCCGTCGAAAAGAAAGATGTCCCTTTTGTCATGGCAAACGGCCAGAAGATTACCCGCTCATTGGGGTTTGCACTTATCCGTGTCGGTCAGGCGTTCACGGTCGATGAAGTTGTCTTTGCTCAACCCGGAGATTTGCAGCTCTTAGGTGCTCGAACCCTCGAAGGCCTCAATCTGGTAGTGAATAGTCGCGATAAGAAACTCGCGGCTGCGGGTCCGATTGTCGTGGCTTAG
- a CDS encoding 5-(carboxyamino)imidazole ribonucleotide synthase → MKILNDIAILGGGQLARMTIEAAMRLGVRCHVLDKNAEAPAAAFTKYFVQGDPMHAETVLGFAAHAHAVTIDSEHVSAAALESLKAAGKFVAPQGKVLEIIQNKCRQKEFLAQGKFPTAKFQVAQNKAALKSLQLQFPVVQKTATSGYDGYGVRLLSGAHDIEMAFDGESLIEEKIAIAKEIAVIVASDRHGNRVAYDAVEMVFDKQRNILKYQLCPAEISAEVATSATELALSAAKALGIVGLVAVEMFLTEQGDILINEMAPRPHNSGHHTIEAAATSQYENLVRILTDLPLGSPETTAPSLMLNLLGPEVGKEGVYNAMIEKALKMPNAHVHLYGKKDMRPFRKLGHITLVGDRNTLIRQYETLTWQS, encoded by the coding sequence ATGAAAATTCTGAATGACATTGCGATCTTGGGCGGCGGCCAGCTCGCCCGCATGACGATCGAGGCAGCGATGCGCCTGGGTGTGCGCTGCCACGTGCTCGACAAAAACGCCGAAGCCCCTGCCGCTGCGTTCACAAAATATTTCGTGCAGGGCGACCCAATGCACGCCGAAACCGTCTTGGGTTTTGCAGCGCACGCACACGCAGTCACCATCGACTCTGAACACGTCAGCGCCGCGGCTCTTGAGTCGCTAAAGGCGGCGGGCAAGTTCGTTGCACCTCAGGGCAAGGTTCTCGAAATCATCCAGAACAAGTGCCGCCAGAAAGAATTTCTTGCACAAGGCAAATTTCCCACTGCAAAGTTTCAGGTCGCTCAAAACAAAGCGGCGCTTAAAAGCCTGCAGCTGCAATTTCCCGTTGTGCAAAAAACGGCGACGTCTGGTTATGACGGTTATGGCGTGCGGCTCTTGTCTGGCGCCCATGATATTGAAATGGCGTTCGACGGCGAGTCACTCATTGAAGAAAAAATAGCGATCGCCAAAGAGATCGCAGTGATCGTCGCCTCTGACCGACACGGCAACCGCGTCGCGTACGACGCCGTCGAAATGGTATTCGACAAGCAGCGCAACATTCTGAAATACCAGCTATGCCCGGCCGAAATCAGCGCCGAAGTCGCGACGAGCGCCACCGAGCTCGCACTGTCGGCGGCGAAGGCCCTCGGTATCGTGGGGCTTGTCGCCGTTGAGATGTTTCTCACGGAACAGGGTGATATCCTCATCAATGAAATGGCACCGCGACCGCACAACAGCGGTCACCACACGATTGAAGCCGCAGCGACAAGCCAATACGAAAATTTGGTACGCATTCTGACCGACCTGCCATTGGGTTCACCCGAAACGACCGCGCCGTCGCTGATGCTGAATCTGCTCGGCCCTGAAGTAGGCAAAGAGGGCGTCTACAATGCAATGATTGAAAAGGCGCTAAAGATGCCGAACGCGCACGTGCACCTGTATGGCAAAAAAGACATGAGACCTTTTCGTAAACTTGGCCATATTACGCTTGTCGGCGACCGCAATACGCTGATCAGGCAATACGAGACTCTGACCTGGCAATCTTGA
- a CDS encoding exo-beta-N-acetylmuramidase NamZ family protein encodes MLAFAGGPTALAAAKQKKTKSAPKSTSPAEIFFTEGAKRLKGLDTCFVTNASGLGRFFLYEAMEDTDKHVRARLAKHEIKIAHLFTPEHGLTAQEEDHGNTKGRVPTKMTSCQSAPAGTSCAPTSPETIYLTTVEKLQDKLKNCEAIVFDLPDSGVRPYTYRTVLNRIMRAIHQAEKGQLLYLIDVPNPASHLGPQGPVAQKSDFSYVGEEEIPFMPGFTHAELARKYIADRKLKIKVHIQKMAKYNPKEPHSKRASAFYPPSPNLPTLRANQCYWVSVYFEATSIEEGRITKDPFCQIGHAEFENRTLPKMGGVKFYPYPFYAASGKHKGKLIAGYKLEFGETTVNPTRAAYEFFLWHVKNGKNGFMKKWLAEKQGLDAQTGTTSYRAALVAGKSYEDWQAQEKTRIADFTKAMQKYRLYK; translated from the coding sequence ATGCTCGCGTTCGCAGGCGGGCCGACGGCTCTTGCCGCCGCAAAACAGAAGAAGACTAAATCCGCACCCAAATCAACTTCGCCTGCCGAGATATTTTTTACCGAAGGCGCAAAGCGCCTCAAGGGTCTCGACACCTGCTTCGTCACCAATGCCTCGGGCCTCGGCAGATTCTTTCTCTACGAAGCGATGGAAGATACAGACAAACACGTTCGCGCCCGCCTCGCGAAACACGAAATCAAGATCGCGCATCTGTTCACGCCCGAACACGGCCTCACTGCGCAAGAAGAAGACCATGGCAACACAAAAGGCCGGGTGCCGACAAAGATGACTTCGTGTCAGTCGGCCCCTGCGGGCACATCGTGTGCCCCCACTTCACCCGAAACAATCTACCTGACCACGGTCGAGAAGCTGCAAGACAAACTGAAAAATTGCGAAGCGATTGTATTCGACCTGCCCGACTCGGGCGTGCGCCCCTATACCTACCGCACAGTTCTAAACCGCATCATGCGCGCGATACACCAGGCCGAAAAAGGACAGCTGCTCTACCTCATCGACGTGCCGAACCCGGCTTCGCATCTTGGGCCACAGGGCCCGGTGGCACAGAAATCAGACTTCTCTTACGTCGGTGAAGAAGAAATTCCGTTCATGCCCGGCTTCACGCACGCAGAGCTTGCGCGCAAATACATTGCCGATCGCAAGTTAAAGATCAAGGTACACATTCAGAAAATGGCAAAGTATAATCCGAAAGAACCGCATTCAAAGCGCGCATCGGCTTTCTACCCGCCGTCGCCCAACTTACCGACATTACGCGCCAACCAATGCTATTGGGTCTCAGTCTACTTCGAAGCCACTTCGATTGAAGAGGGGCGCATCACGAAAGACCCGTTCTGCCAGATCGGGCACGCTGAATTTGAGAATCGCACTCTGCCGAAAATGGGCGGGGTAAAGTTTTATCCATACCCATTTTACGCGGCTTCGGGTAAACATAAGGGTAAACTCATTGCCGGTTATAAGCTCGAATTCGGCGAGACGACCGTCAACCCGACGCGCGCTGCGTATGAATTCTTCTTATGGCATGTGAAAAATGGCAAGAACGGTTTCATGAAAAAATGGCTCGCTGAAAAACAGGGGCTCGATGCGCAAACCGGCACGACCAGCTACCGCGCTGCGCTCGTCGCGGGCAAAAGTTACGAAGACTGGCAGGCACAAGAGAAAACTCGCATCGCAGATTTCACCAAAGCGATGCAAAAATACAGGCTGTACAAATGA
- a CDS encoding N-acetylmuramoyl-L-alanine amidase, with protein sequence MQQLLVASLAAFFFVACGKNMDKALLEKAPASSGTGGDGSVPLDNGDSGGGGDTTPTPPPGDTGETGGPAVETTTLTDIVPDRIGAEGVYIPSQVAGLRGKTIALGAGHGWRGRTSAESAGARLQRPWVWSSGGFAYSSASTSPVNAFAIVEDYLNSEITHYVLQYLRNAGAEVTLVREQARTRPQVVVCPGAAGYAQTGATFYTSANDSAMAASLCVAGTKYRYVYGDGTGTGKFTYTATVPVSGMYPVYFHYRDGTDRASAIPVTITHAGGTARTYMNQLSRATAADAYGSQGLRYRVAYLGTYYFKTSAAAVVEFQNNFAADKIAAIDTLRLGGGIDTLPIDGTPTNEERYKSSAWQHQKFLGRPSTVARLSSGYNEDVTTRPHAANYEAADAFISVHNNATGSGTYPYSSSSGKGTMVIYQYGTAGSTYKALDEISRSLGLKVKYRMLDHIRAKWDSSWTNITWGDDGFDGDYGETRVASVPAALIEVGFFTHPTELVSLSNEKFYRIAARGIYMGIAEFFSSGYSPEEITGLRVRNTASGEFTLNWQAPATGTAATYYLVRTSKDGVSFDSGRIASTTSATFQNVPAGTVYHFTVQAGNEHGLSLASEVASVRVPVNAADKKLLIVNGFDRLDNRINFVTNYDKRAVGPQVERGNNFNHTPVYSQAVVDSNRPWSIASCANEAVVSGAVLLADYDAVIWYVGRESWSDETFSYAEQQLVAQYLAAGGKLIATGSEIGWDLASQTIGNTHSNDLSFLESTLRTRFAGDDAGTSTLLAGSGALAGVAAFSLDNGLAGGYQNLFPDYYTAVNGSTCVQVYNTASRCAILHYAGTYRLFSLGFPLEIVVGAANRASLIEKMLVNFE encoded by the coding sequence ATGCAACAACTCTTAGTCGCTTCGCTCGCCGCTTTCTTCTTTGTTGCCTGCGGCAAAAATATGGATAAGGCGTTGCTTGAAAAGGCGCCTGCCAGTTCAGGTACGGGTGGTGACGGCAGCGTACCGCTCGACAATGGTGACAGCGGCGGCGGTGGCGACACAACCCCGACTCCGCCGCCGGGTGATACCGGTGAAACCGGCGGCCCGGCAGTTGAAACGACGACACTCACCGACATCGTGCCCGACAGAATCGGCGCAGAGGGCGTGTATATTCCTTCGCAGGTTGCGGGCCTGCGCGGAAAAACAATTGCACTCGGCGCGGGCCATGGCTGGCGCGGGCGCACGAGCGCCGAATCGGCCGGTGCACGTCTGCAACGGCCGTGGGTTTGGTCCAGCGGGGGCTTTGCATATAGTTCTGCATCCACCTCACCGGTAAATGCATTCGCCATCGTTGAAGATTATCTGAACTCTGAGATCACACACTACGTGCTGCAGTATCTGCGCAACGCGGGCGCAGAGGTGACACTCGTGCGCGAACAGGCGCGCACGCGCCCGCAGGTCGTCGTGTGCCCCGGTGCTGCCGGTTATGCGCAGACGGGTGCGACATTTTACACCTCGGCGAACGACTCGGCGATGGCGGCGTCGCTCTGCGTTGCAGGTACAAAGTACCGTTACGTTTATGGCGACGGTACGGGCACAGGCAAGTTCACGTACACGGCGACTGTGCCTGTCAGCGGCATGTATCCGGTTTATTTTCACTACCGCGACGGCACCGACAGGGCATCTGCCATACCCGTGACGATCACGCATGCGGGCGGCACTGCGCGCACCTACATGAACCAGCTGTCGCGCGCTACAGCGGCCGATGCGTATGGTTCGCAGGGGCTGCGCTACCGTGTCGCTTATCTAGGCACATATTATTTCAAGACATCTGCCGCAGCTGTCGTTGAATTTCAGAATAACTTCGCCGCTGACAAAATCGCCGCAATCGATACGTTGAGACTCGGCGGCGGCATCGATACGCTGCCGATCGACGGCACGCCAACGAATGAAGAGCGGTACAAGAGCAGCGCGTGGCAGCACCAGAAATTTCTTGGGCGCCCCTCGACTGTCGCCAGGCTATCAAGCGGTTACAATGAAGATGTGACGACGCGGCCGCACGCAGCCAACTATGAGGCTGCCGATGCCTTTATCTCGGTGCACAACAACGCCACCGGTAGCGGCACTTACCCTTACTCTTCGTCGTCGGGAAAGGGTACAATGGTTATCTACCAATACGGAACGGCAGGTTCGACTTATAAGGCGCTCGACGAGATCAGCCGCAGCCTGGGTCTCAAGGTGAAATACCGCATGCTCGACCACATTCGCGCCAAATGGGATTCAAGCTGGACAAACATCACCTGGGGTGATGACGGCTTCGACGGCGACTACGGCGAAACGCGCGTTGCCTCTGTGCCAGCGGCGCTCATTGAAGTGGGCTTCTTTACGCACCCGACCGAACTCGTGAGCCTCTCAAATGAAAAGTTCTATCGTATCGCAGCGCGTGGCATCTACATGGGCATCGCTGAGTTTTTTAGCTCGGGCTATTCACCCGAAGAGATTACGGGCCTCAGAGTGCGCAATACCGCGAGCGGCGAATTCACGTTGAACTGGCAGGCCCCCGCCACCGGCACGGCCGCAACCTATTATCTGGTGCGCACGTCAAAAGACGGCGTGTCGTTCGATTCGGGCAGAATCGCCAGCACCACGAGCGCTACCTTTCAGAATGTCCCTGCGGGCACAGTGTACCATTTCACGGTACAGGCAGGCAATGAACATGGCTTGAGTCTGGCCTCAGAAGTTGCCAGCGTGCGCGTGCCCGTCAATGCCGCCGACAAGAAGCTGCTGATCGTCAACGGCTTTGACCGGCTCGACAACCGCATCAATTTCGTGACTAACTACGACAAGCGTGCCGTTGGCCCGCAGGTCGAACGCGGAAACAACTTCAACCACACGCCAGTGTATTCACAAGCAGTTGTCGACAGCAACCGCCCGTGGTCTATAGCCAGCTGTGCGAACGAAGCGGTCGTCTCGGGCGCTGTTTTACTTGCCGACTACGACGCGGTCATCTGGTATGTCGGCCGCGAAAGCTGGTCAGATGAGACGTTCAGTTATGCCGAGCAGCAGTTGGTCGCGCAGTACCTTGCCGCCGGCGGCAAACTTATCGCCACCGGCTCAGAAATCGGGTGGGATCTCGCCTCGCAGACAATCGGCAACACGCACAGCAACGATCTTTCGTTTCTCGAAAGCACATTGCGCACGCGCTTTGCAGGCGATGATGCCGGCACTTCAACGCTGCTCGCCGGCAGCGGTGCGCTAGCGGGTGTCGCTGCATTCAGTCTCGACAACGGCCTTGCGGGTGGTTACCAGAATCTCTTTCCCGACTATTACACAGCAGTCAATGGCTCGACCTGCGTGCAGGTCTATAACACGGCCTCGCGCTGCGCGATTCTGCACTATGCGGGCACTTACCGACTCTTCTCGCTCGGCTTTCCGCTTGAAATCGTCGTCGGGGCTGCCAACCGCGCATCGCTCATCGAAAAGATGCTGGTGAACTTTGAGTAG
- the ilvC gene encoding ketol-acid reductoisomerase, translating into MARGFLFILALTRCLSMQLYRMAKLYYDQDCDLSVLKNSTVAVIGYGSQGRAQAQNMLDSGLKVIIGLKAGSTSTAEAQADGFEVVDVATASDRADIIQILTPDQSQKEIYDAHIKPKLKAGKAIVFSHGFNIHFDEIVAPKDVDVYMVAPKGPGHLVRRVYTEGGGVPCLIAIHQDATGNAHKRALAHASAVGGGRAGILETTFKEETETDLFGEQAVLCGGISHLIQAGFETLIEAGYDPEIAYFECLHETKLIIDLIYEGGLEKMRYYVSDTAEYGDYVSGPRVIDGHVKQKMKEVLADIQKANGAKFAKGFLADLRSGGKEFENMRKREENHPIEKVGKKLRSMMRWLSK; encoded by the coding sequence ATGGCAAGAGGTTTTCTCTTTATACTAGCGTTGACGCGGTGTCTCTCGATGCAACTTTACCGAATGGCAAAACTCTATTACGATCAGGATTGTGATCTTTCAGTACTCAAAAATTCAACCGTGGCCGTGATCGGCTATGGCTCGCAGGGCCGCGCGCAGGCGCAGAACATGCTCGATTCAGGCCTCAAAGTTATTATCGGCCTCAAGGCCGGTTCGACGTCGACCGCCGAAGCGCAGGCAGACGGTTTTGAAGTCGTCGATGTTGCGACAGCCTCAGACCGCGCCGACATTATCCAGATTCTGACTCCAGACCAGTCACAGAAAGAGATCTACGACGCGCACATTAAGCCGAAGCTCAAGGCGGGCAAGGCAATCGTCTTTTCTCACGGCTTTAATATTCACTTCGACGAAATTGTCGCACCGAAAGATGTGGATGTCTACATGGTCGCGCCAAAGGGCCCTGGCCATCTCGTTCGCCGTGTGTATACAGAAGGTGGCGGTGTGCCCTGTCTGATCGCAATCCATCAAGACGCTACGGGCAATGCGCACAAGCGCGCGCTCGCGCACGCGAGTGCAGTGGGTGGCGGTCGCGCCGGTATTCTCGAAACGACCTTCAAAGAAGAAACCGAAACAGACCTCTTCGGTGAACAGGCTGTTCTGTGCGGTGGTATCAGCCACCTGATTCAGGCCGGGTTCGAAACGCTGATCGAAGCAGGCTATGACCCTGAGATTGCTTACTTTGAATGCCTGCACGAAACGAAACTGATTATCGACCTGATTTACGAAGGTGGCCTCGAGAAGATGCGCTACTACGTTTCTGACACTGCAGAATATGGCGACTATGTCAGCGGTCCGCGTGTAATCGATGGCCATGTGAAGCAGAAAATGAAAGAAGTGCTCGCCGACATACAGAAGGCCAACGGCGCAAAATTCGCGAAAGGCTTTTTGGCTGACCTGCGCTCAGGCGGCAAAGAGTTCGAAAACATGCGCAAGCGTGAAGAGAACCATCCGATTGAAAAAGTCGGTAAGAAGCTGCGTTCGATGATGCGTTGGCTCTCTAAGTAA
- the dxs gene encoding 1-deoxy-D-xylulose-5-phosphate synthase encodes MSSARTERADFAAIESPEALRRLPIAELPAFCNYLRAFVLQSVSASGGHLSSNLGSIELTVALHYVFDSPHDRFMWDVGHQCYAHKILTGRKHLMDTIRKTGGLSGFPKRSESKHDLYNTGHAGTAISQAMGEAVAARLQAKPGEKIPTAVAIVGDASIVTGMAFEAMNHVGYERTPMLVVLNDNEMSISKNVGAISYHLTKLINTRLYRKSKRGFVNLMAKIPLIGKVINRLAKRFRMSMKSLATDHQFFGELGFRYLGPIDGHDVVRTVHVLQSLPPIEEPILLHVVTKKGYGYPLAEKDPILYHGVSVFDPNAGIEKKPATKWGLSKFVGETLAQLAAAERKLVVITPAMKEGSGLGPFAEAFPERFFDAGIAEQHATTFAGALASAGLKPYLCIYSTFLQRGYDQLVQDIALMNLPVRLIIDRAGCVGQDGETHQGFYDIAFMAALPHMRILSARDAGELVRMLAYLTHDSKGPIAVRFPKKEFAPFDLKAAIKAARAKNYNPFNAEKLAAGSQVLILSEGVFAEKALAAREILANAKISAEVVDVRSVHPLPMAQILRSLKGKKLLATLENHGVTGGLADLVSKQLREHGVQIRHEAFAFPDEVVPHGTIADIEKACGLTPEAIAARIRRSLKASRR; translated from the coding sequence ATGTCATCCGCAAGAACAGAGCGCGCCGATTTCGCAGCGATTGAAAGCCCCGAGGCGCTGCGCCGGCTACCCATCGCCGAGCTGCCCGCGTTCTGCAATTACCTGCGCGCATTTGTGCTGCAGAGTGTTTCTGCGAGCGGAGGTCACCTTTCTTCAAACCTCGGTTCGATAGAACTAACCGTCGCCCTGCACTATGTCTTCGATTCTCCACACGATCGTTTTATGTGGGATGTCGGCCACCAATGCTACGCGCACAAAATTCTGACCGGCCGCAAGCACCTCATGGACACGATTCGCAAGACCGGCGGCCTTTCTGGTTTTCCCAAACGTTCTGAATCAAAACACGACCTTTATAACACAGGCCATGCCGGCACGGCGATTTCACAGGCAATGGGTGAAGCTGTGGCTGCGCGGCTGCAGGCCAAACCTGGCGAAAAAATACCTACTGCCGTCGCGATCGTCGGCGACGCTTCGATCGTGACAGGCATGGCCTTTGAGGCGATGAACCATGTCGGCTACGAGCGCACCCCCATGCTCGTCGTGCTCAACGACAACGAGATGAGCATCTCAAAGAATGTCGGCGCTATCAGCTACCATCTCACGAAACTCATCAACACCCGACTCTACCGCAAAAGCAAACGCGGCTTTGTCAATCTGATGGCGAAAATTCCGCTGATCGGCAAGGTCATCAACCGCCTGGCAAAAAGATTTCGTATGTCGATGAAGTCGCTCGCAACCGACCACCAGTTCTTCGGCGAACTCGGCTTTCGTTATCTCGGGCCCATCGACGGCCACGACGTCGTGCGCACTGTTCATGTGCTGCAGAGCCTGCCGCCTATCGAAGAGCCGATCTTACTGCACGTCGTCACGAAAAAGGGCTATGGTTATCCGCTGGCAGAGAAAGACCCGATTCTGTACCACGGCGTTTCGGTTTTCGACCCAAATGCCGGTATTGAAAAAAAGCCAGCGACAAAATGGGGCCTCAGCAAATTCGTCGGTGAAACTCTCGCTCAGCTCGCCGCAGCTGAAAGAAAGCTGGTGGTTATCACTCCTGCTATGAAAGAAGGGTCGGGCCTCGGCCCGTTCGCCGAAGCTTTTCCCGAACGATTTTTCGATGCGGGCATTGCCGAGCAGCATGCGACAACGTTCGCGGGCGCACTCGCGAGCGCCGGACTAAAACCTTATCTGTGTATTTATTCAACATTTCTGCAACGGGGCTACGACCAGCTCGTGCAAGATATCGCGCTCATGAACCTGCCGGTACGCCTCATTATCGATCGTGCAGGTTGTGTGGGTCAAGACGGCGAAACGCACCAGGGGTTTTATGACATCGCTTTCATGGCCGCTTTGCCGCACATGCGCATTCTTTCTGCACGCGATGCGGGCGAACTCGTTCGAATGCTCGCGTACCTGACACACGACAGCAAGGGGCCGATTGCCGTTCGGTTTCCGAAGAAAGAATTTGCACCATTCGACCTGAAGGCGGCAATCAAGGCCGCCCGGGCGAAGAACTATAATCCGTTTAACGCTGAAAAACTTGCTGCGGGTTCACAGGTTCTGATCTTGAGTGAAGGTGTGTTTGCCGAAAAGGCGCTCGCTGCCCGCGAGATTCTGGCAAACGCGAAAATATCTGCCGAAGTTGTAGACGTGCGCTCGGTGCATCCGCTGCCGATGGCGCAGATTCTGCGATCGCTCAAGGGCAAGAAGCTTCTGGCTACGCTCGAAAATCACGGCGTCACCGGCGGCCTCGCCGACCTCGTTTCTAAGCAGCTGCGTGAGCACGGCGTGCAGATTCGCCACGAGGCCTTTGCTTTTCCCGATGAAGTTGTGCCGCACGGTACCATTGCGGATATCGAAAAGGCCTGCGGGCTTACGCCTGAGGCGATTGCGGCGCGCATTCGCCGCAGCCTCAAGGCATCACGCCGCTGA
- a CDS encoding Trm112 family protein — protein MTPELLEILVCPRSKKKLQLADTATLDRVNSLIKSAKCRDIAGTPVNEPVSEGLWQKETGIFYFVRNDIPVLIYENAVELK, from the coding sequence GTGACTCCCGAGCTGCTCGAAATTCTCGTCTGTCCCCGGTCAAAAAAGAAACTGCAACTCGCAGACACGGCGACTCTCGATCGGGTCAACAGCCTCATCAAATCGGCAAAGTGCCGCGATATTGCCGGTACACCCGTAAACGAACCCGTCAGCGAAGGACTCTGGCAAAAAGAAACCGGTATCTTCTACTTCGTGCGAAACGATATACCAGTTCTCATCTACGAAAATGCGGTCGAGCTGAAATAG